In Ahaetulla prasina isolate Xishuangbanna chromosome 5, ASM2864084v1, whole genome shotgun sequence, the following are encoded in one genomic region:
- the LOC131199115 gene encoding N-alpha-acetyltransferase 16, NatA auxiliary subunit-like, translated as MILTRIKTISKVLFSFFQEGTSATENLNEMQCMWFQTECALAFQRLGKYGEALKQCHEIERHFFEITDDQFDFHTYCMRKMTLRAYVDLLRLEDVLRKHAFYFKAARSAIEIYLNLHDNPLASENKEQEVNSENLSAKELKKMLSKQRRAQKKAKLEEEKKHAERERQQKSQKKKRDEEEEETSGLKEELVPEKLERVKKTLHFCLILSC; from the exons atgattttaACTAGAATTAAGACTATTTCTAAAGtacttttctcatttttccaggaaGGGACTTCTGCCACGGAGAATCTCAATGAAATGCAGTGCATGTGGTTCCAGACCGAATGTGCTTTGGCTTTTCAAAGACTAGGAAAATATGGGGAAGCTTTGAAACAGTGCCACGAAATTGAGAGG CACTTCTTTGAGATCACCGATGACCAGTTTGACTTCCACACGTATTGTATGAGGAAGATGACCTTGCGTGCCTACGTCGATCTCTTGAGGTTAGAAGACGTGCTAAGAAAACACGCTTTTTATTTCAAGGCGGCGCGATCAGCCATAGAAATTTACTTGAATCTGCACGACAACCCCTTGGCCAGCGAGAACAAAGAGCAAGAAGTGAACTCAG AAAACCTTTCTGccaaagaactgaagaaaatgCTCAGCAAGCAACGGCGGGCGCAGAAGAAAGCGAAactggaagaggagaagaagcacGCGGAACGAGAGCGGCAGCAGAAGAGTCAGAAGAAGAAACGagacgaagaggaggaggagaccagCGGCCTGAAGGAAGAGTTAGTTCCTGAGAAACTGGAAagggtaaaaaaaaccctccacttTTGTTTAATTCTAAGCTGCTGA
- the LOC131199116 gene encoding N-alpha-acetyltransferase 16, NatA auxiliary subunit-like, translating into MLQSVKRAFAIGDNNPWLHECLIKFSKCVSNHSNLPEIVNKVLTQEMEKIFISKDLESFNEEFLKRNSTSIRHLLSGAKMMYFLDNSRQEKAIAIATRLDEAMRDRNVKILTTVLDFLRDGTFGECHSQSEAYRTACHKMFPIATAFMSPTSDEDSCFAPMNHMSINHEVLTNEI; encoded by the exons ATGTTGCAGTCCGTTAAAAGGGCTTTTGCTATTGGTGATAACAACCCCTGGTTACATGAATGTTTGATTAAATTTTCCAAGTGTG TGTCGAATCACAGTAATTTGCCAGAAATCGTGAACAAGGTTCTTACGCAAGAAATGGAGAAGATTTTTATTAGCAAAGATTTGGAAAGTTTCAACGAAGAATTTCTCAAACGTAATTCTACCTCTATACGGCACCTGCTCTCAG GTGCTAAAATGATGTATTTCCTGGACAATTCAAGGCAAGAGAAAGCAATCGCCATTGCTACTAGACTCGACGAAGCCATGAGAGACAGAAACGTGAAG ATTTTAACGACGGTTTTGGATTTCTTGCGTGACGGCACCTTTGGCGAATGCCACAGCCAGAGCGAGGCGTATCGGACCGCGTGCCACAAAATGTTCCCTATAGCGACGGCCTTCATGTCTCCCACCAGTGATGAGGACAGTTGTTTTGCCCCCATGAATCATATGTCCATCAATCATGAAGTGCTGACCAATGAGATTTGA